A stretch of the Takifugu flavidus isolate HTHZ2018 chromosome 1, ASM371156v2, whole genome shotgun sequence genome encodes the following:
- the cmss1 gene encoding protein CMSS1 isoform X2, whose protein sequence is MGDDLGDEWWTHEGDQDTPEEDVTEDQTDQASKAAKRKRPAEKRATKKKKGEQKGVVAEEKEAEGEKSNKPKRKRKKKKTITDVLASSKPKAGSPADLQNLVTQYFSDKRSVIEQEDLRLSDSCFLSCNDLTHTLSSYLKQVCPKWAKIQKNHTEKSSVVLLIVCSSALRAIELIKQLTTFKGAAKTIKLFAKHIKIEEQVKLLQKGVTHIGVGTPGRVSALIENDGLNLKSLRYLVLDWNWRDQKLRRMVDIPEIKLDFMKMMESGILKGSKEDVIKIGLF, encoded by the exons ATGGGAGACGACTTGGGTGACGAGTGGTGGACACACGAGGGTGATCAAG ACACCCCAGAGGAAGATGTGACAGAGGACCAAACAGACCAAGCCAGCAAAgcagcaaagaggaagaggccagcagagaaaagagcgacaaagaagaaaaagggcgAGCAG aagGGAGTTGTTGCTGAGGAAAAGGAGGCTGAAGGTGAAAAATCAAATAAAcccaagagaaagagaaag AAGAAAAAGACCATCACAGATGTCTTGGCCTCTTCCAAACCAAAAGCCGGTTCTCCAGCTGACCTGCAGAACCTGGTTACGCAGTACTTCTCAGACAAGCGCTCTGTGATCGAGCAGGAAGACCTCAGATTGTCGG actcctgcttcctgtcctgcaacgatctgacacacaccctctcctccTATCTGAAACAGG TTTGCCCCAAATGGgcaaaaatccaaaagaatcaCACGGAAAAGAGTTCTGTGGTTCTCCTGATCGTCTGCAGCTCTGCCCTCCGAGCCATCGAACTCATCAA ACAGCTGACAACCTTCAAGGGTGCAGCAAAAACAATCAAACTCTTCGCTAAACACATCAAG ATAGAGGAgcaggtgaagctgctgcagaagggcGTCACACACATCGGAGTTGGGACACCTGGGAGGGTTAGCGCTCTCATAGAGAATG ACGGTTTGAACTTGAAGTCACTGAGATACTTGGTTTTGGACTGGAACTGGAGGGACCAGAAGCTCAGAAGGATGGTGGACATTCCTGAG ATCAAACTGGACTTTATGAAGATGATGGAAAGTGGTATTTTGAAAGGTAGCAAGGAAGATGTGATCAAAATTGGACTATTTTAA
- the LOC130532282 gene encoding filamin A-interacting protein 1-like has protein sequence MMRVRKEKGGRERRRGDLSRDDLLFLLSILEGELQARDEVIAVLESERTDSARLAAQYGFSGPENVLRALRRDSLRAQTFHLENVYKNPTAEFKHMLETQKRCSLRVLDQLLEVSHTLRGTLDEREGPESEQALLHQGRSLNTLLEQDTQRLELLIAKENEYHEIKRKKSEKEVSFLKEELTELKALALLVVKEQRRLKDLLEDQGDCIKELTEITDRLSEDTSAAASRPKTDRVSTFSRRHVAMTAPILPFEVEILKRRNAETEGKDEELLRMWDQCRDLDRRLAQETSRCRSLRAVVDKLNGRISEMDRIEEDLGKSKVDCSVLKSSLEQEKEANKNLSSELVTLKARVREMEANQGKCEKSEATIRQDLAKFKSLTVALVEERKSMTERLRQAEEKLNRKESKRKEQSNPAFLTGKVSDERPSAESSKADLEERMKQIAKEKGHLQERLQTEERRSRALQSEITIMKKRLQVLENMKEKENAISKNSNLCQIDDNKVQELTKELEWLRRTLQDKELLEGQLKKVEEDFRSLEKRFREEQKRCQALTAELEVAKMELSRYDQAEKQEVNQEHLLLLHLQKEQVKSRLLSKEVNALKEKLQKLAGTDESICRVQTDQHSLQRKLAQQEIKNKELAKEMKELLSELERCRQLKNLVPAANRQLCSASQTTKEVQTEERGLPPEGIDPGLGDDEECRDEDVEMIHRRRSSLVNNLNCLNSANNNSCQYSAHAAPGRDETLNGDVMMVTHTPGQPLHIKLTPHHTLNTATLEITSPTGDAGASYTSTAVIPTNSSAPKQRITIIQNSALSPVSPKSGPSSPEQTASPLNDAPFAQLSSPHSSRSVTPDHNGAPIQIVTVRTCSPEPTEAANATPLHKSAERRNSWQTQKSKSSDSGIITTEDNKIHIHLGSPYMQSLNSMTHSITQPVGPYFLRHEQRTQVLANGCHITGVGKITSSITISPDSSPTSQPPNITVNALCD, from the exons ATGATGCGAGTCAGGAAGGAGAAGGGTGGAAGGGAACGCAGGAGAGGAGACCTGTCCCGCGATGACTTATTGTTCCTGCTCAGTATTCTGGAGGGAGAACTCCAG GCCAGAGATGAGGTCATCGCCGTGCTGGAGTCGGAGAGGACCGATTCTGCTCGACTGGCGGCTCAATATGGCTTCAGCGGACCGGAGAATGTGCTCCGAGCCCTGCGGAGAGACTCCCTGCGGGCTCAGACGTTCCACCTGGAGAATGTGTACAAAAACCCAACTGCTGAG tTCAAACATATGTTGGAGACCCAAAAGCGCTGCTCCTTGCGGGTGTTGGACCAGCTCTTAGAGGTCTCCCACACACTCAGGGGGACCCTGGATGAGCGGGAGGGCCCAGAGAGCGAGCAGGCCCTTCTCCACCAGGGCAGAAGCCTCAACACTCTGCTggagcaggacacacagag ACTCGAGCTCCTGATTGCAAAGGAAAATGAATATCACGAGATAAAGcggaaaaaaagtgaaaaagaagtgTCGTTTCTAAAGGAGGAGCTGACCGAGCTGAAGGCTTTGGCGCTGCTGGTTGTAAAAGAGCAACGGCGTTTAAAGGATCTGCTGGAGGACCAAGGCGACTGTATTAAGGAACTAACCGAGATTACAGACCGCCTTTCTGaggacaccagtgctgctgcCTCCCGTCCTAAAACAGATAGAGTTTCCACCTTCAGCCGAAGACACGTCGCCATGACAGCCCCGATCCTGCCGTTCGAGGTGGAGATCCTGAAGAGGAGGAATGCTGAAACAGAAGGAAaggatgaggagctgctgcgcATGTGGGATCAGTGTCGAGACCTGGATCGCAGGTTAGCGCAGGAGACCAGCCGCTGCCGCAGTTTGAGGGCTGTGGTGGATAAACTCAACGGCAGAATTAGCGAAATGGACAGAATAGAGGAGGATTTAGGGAAGAGCAAAGTGGACTGCAGCGTCCTGAAGAGCAGCTtagagcaggagaaagaggcaaaCAAGAATTTATCCAGCGAGCTCGTCACCCTAAAAGCGAGGGTGAGAGAGATGGAGGCCAATCAGGGCAAGTGTGAAAAGAGTGAGGCGACGATTAGACAGGATCTGGCCAAGTTTAAATCACTGACTGTAGCTTTAGTGGAGGAACGAAAGAGCATGACAGAGAGGCTCCGGCAGGCCGAGGAAAAACTaaacaggaaggagagcaaAAGAAAGGAGCAGAGCAATCCGGCATTTCTGACAGGAAAAGTGAGCGACGAGAGGCCGTCTGCAGAAAGCTCCAAGGCAGATttagaggagaggatgaagcaGATTGCAAAGGAAAAGGGTCATCTTCAAGAACGGCTgcaaacagaggagaggaggagcagagcgctGCAGAGTGAAATAACAATAATGAAGAAAAGATTACAGGTTTTGGAAAAtatgaaggaaaaagagaacGCCATTTCAAAGAACTCCAACCTCTGCCAAATAGACGACAACAAAGTCCAAGAATTGACCAAGGAGCTGGAATGGCTGAGGAGAACACTGCAGGACAAAGAACTGCTGGAGGGACAACTcaagaaggtggaggaggacttTCGGTCCCTGGAGAAGCGgttcagagaggagcagaagaggtgTCAGGCTCTGACAGCAGAGCTCGAGGTGGCCAAGATGGAGCTTTCTAGGTACGATCAAGCAGAGAAGCAGGAGGTCAACCaggagcatctcctcctcctgcaccttcaGAAGGAGCAGGTCAAGTCCAGGCTGTTGAGCAAAGAGGTAAACGCACTGAAGGAGAAACTGCAGAAACTGGCAGGAACGGACGAGTCCATCTGCAGGGTTCAGACGGATCAGCACAGCCTGCAGAGAAAACTGGCCCAGCAGGAGATCAAGAACAAAGAGCTGGCCAAAgagatgaaggagctgctgagTGAGCTGGAGAGGTGCAGGCAACTCAAGAACCTCGTGCCTGCTGCAAACAGACAACTTTGTTCAGCGTCTCAAACCACCAAAGAGGTGCAAACGGAGGAGCGAGGTCTGCCCCCCGAGGGCATCGACCCTGGCCTGGGAGACGACGAGGAATGCAGGGACGAAGACGTGGAAATGatccacagaagaagaagttcTCTGGTCAACAACCTCAATTGCTTGAACAGTGCAAACAACAACTCGTGCCAGTACAGCGCCCACGCCGCCCCTGGCAGAGACGAAACGCTCAACGGTgacgtgatgatggtgacgCACACGCCGGGGCAGCCGCTGCACATCAAACTGACGCCGCACCACACGCTCAACACGGCCACGCTGGAGATCACCAGCCCCACCGGAGACGCGGGCGCGTCGTACACCAGCACGGCCGTCATTCCCACCAACAGCTCCGCGCCCAAGCAGAGAATCACCATCATCCAGAACTCGGCCTTGTCTCCAGTCAGTCCGAAGAGCGGCCCGTCCAGCCCAGAACAAACCGCTTCCCCTCTTAATGACGCGCCTTTCGCTCAGTTGTCCAGCCCCCATTCGTCCCGCTCCGTTACGCCCGACCACAACGGCGCCCCCATTCAGATCGTAACGGTCCGGACTTGTTCTCCGGAGCCAACGGAGGCGGCCAACGCCACGCCGCTGCACAAGAGCGCCGAGCGGCGCAACAGCTGGCAGACTCAGAAGTCCAAGTCCTCAGACTCTGGTATCATCACCACCGAGGACAACAAGATCCACATCCATCTGGGCAGTCCCTACATGCAGTCTCTGAACAGCATGACCCACAGCATCACTCAGCCCGTCGGGCCCTATTTCCTTCGACACGAGCAGAGGACCCAAGTGTTGGCCAACGGCTGTCACATCACAGGTGTCGGTAAGATAACCAGCAGTATCACGATATCCCCAGACAGCTCCCCGACCTCCCAGCCCCCCAACATCACAGTTAACGCTCTGTGTGATTAA
- the cmss1 gene encoding protein CMSS1 isoform X1, translated as MVVRVISSGGAPSSDRDHEDGGLKKGCGYHSASHLSQNQAACCSRTDTPEEDVTEDQTDQASKAAKRKRPAEKRATKKKKGEQKGVVAEEKEAEGEKSNKPKRKRKKKKTITDVLASSKPKAGSPADLQNLVTQYFSDKRSVIEQEDLRLSDSCFLSCNDLTHTLSSYLKQVCPKWAKIQKNHTEKSSVVLLIVCSSALRAIELIKQLTTFKGAAKTIKLFAKHIKIEEQVKLLQKGVTHIGVGTPGRVSALIENDGLNLKSLRYLVLDWNWRDQKLRRMVDIPEIKLDFMKMMESGILKGSKEDVIKIGLF; from the exons ATGGTAGTGAGAGTCATCAGCAGTGGGGGTGCTCCGTCATCGGACCGTGACCACGAGGACGGTGGTCTTAAAAAGGGGTGTGGTTACCACTCTGCGTCTCACTTGTCACAGAACCAAGCAGCTTGTTGCAGTCGGACAG ACACCCCAGAGGAAGATGTGACAGAGGACCAAACAGACCAAGCCAGCAAAgcagcaaagaggaagaggccagcagagaaaagagcgacaaagaagaaaaagggcgAGCAG aagGGAGTTGTTGCTGAGGAAAAGGAGGCTGAAGGTGAAAAATCAAATAAAcccaagagaaagagaaag AAGAAAAAGACCATCACAGATGTCTTGGCCTCTTCCAAACCAAAAGCCGGTTCTCCAGCTGACCTGCAGAACCTGGTTACGCAGTACTTCTCAGACAAGCGCTCTGTGATCGAGCAGGAAGACCTCAGATTGTCGG actcctgcttcctgtcctgcaacgatctgacacacaccctctcctccTATCTGAAACAGG TTTGCCCCAAATGGgcaaaaatccaaaagaatcaCACGGAAAAGAGTTCTGTGGTTCTCCTGATCGTCTGCAGCTCTGCCCTCCGAGCCATCGAACTCATCAA ACAGCTGACAACCTTCAAGGGTGCAGCAAAAACAATCAAACTCTTCGCTAAACACATCAAG ATAGAGGAgcaggtgaagctgctgcagaagggcGTCACACACATCGGAGTTGGGACACCTGGGAGGGTTAGCGCTCTCATAGAGAATG ACGGTTTGAACTTGAAGTCACTGAGATACTTGGTTTTGGACTGGAACTGGAGGGACCAGAAGCTCAGAAGGATGGTGGACATTCCTGAG ATCAAACTGGACTTTATGAAGATGATGGAAAGTGGTATTTTGAAAGGTAGCAAGGAAGATGTGATCAAAATTGGACTATTTTAA